The nucleotide window GTCTGGGTATTGGTGTTTCAGGGGGGTATTGCATTTTTTTTAATGATCCTGAAATCCTTTTAACCCTCTATGACGGCTGGCAGGTGTATCGTGGTTTTCTCAATGAGAATAGCATTGACAAATTGGCTCCCAATAAAATTAACACCTGGAATGGTCAATGGCTTAATTATTATCATGGAAAAAAATTTAGAAAAGGTTTTGATTTTGGGGTTTTGGATAATATGAAAATGTTCAGCCATGATAAACAAGGAAACATTCTCATAAATACTGTTAAATGGAGTCAACTTTTTTTTAATCTTTCAAGCAAATTTCCAGACCAGACCTTGATGGGCTATCTGTACAGTCTTGGACAAACCAACAAAACCATTGGATTTATCCCTTTTCATTTTCAACAGGCCAGAAGAATCAAGGATTTTTACAAAATTTTATTTGGAAAAAACAACGCGATCAAAGACAGCCGGGCCTATGAAGAGATGTTTGGCATCCATATCAAAAGGGCCTGTGAATTGGGGGCAATCGGGCTCCATGCCTTGCAGCCCAAAGATCTTAAAAAGTATTTCAAACAGGGCAAAACCCCGAATTTCAAGAAGACGGCGATTCCCGTTTTAAAAAAAGGAGAGTCTGCAGAGGATTTTCAAACAAGGAAACAAAAGGCGTCAAATAAAGAGTATGAAAAAGTAATATTGTTCAGAACCTATAAAACATGGTTGGTTGCTATGCTTACAAAAAACAAGGAAGACATGCTGGATTACACAGAGAAAATTGCCAGGGCACTCCATGAGTATCGTGAAGACGGCCGCAAAACAGATCGAAAAAACCTCATTGAAAAAGAACTGCTCATTGCCGCATCCAGGAAAAAGTTCATAGATGCCCTGGCAGTGGTTATCAAAGATGTTCAGAGCGAATATCTGGAAATTATCAGGGAGTTGAAAAAAAGGGTGCATTTGATGACTTCCGAGGATTTTGCTTATTTTGTTGTTCTGCTGCGGTTTGATTATGCTTATGAGGAAAGAAATATTTAACCACTTTATAATCAATAGTTAATTTCAGGGAGAAATTTATGAACACCATATATATAAGAACTTTAAAACGGGCGGAACATACTGTGTTCTGTGTGGCTGATGGTCAGAAAACCTACTATGACCCTCAATTTAACCGGTATATCCCATATTCAAGCGGACAGCAGATAAAGCGGTCTTTAATAGATACATTGGCTCGCCAGTTAAACCAATTGCCTGCACCCACAACCTTTATATTTGATGTTACAAAGAAAAAAGAGATCACGGAAGGAGAGGTTTTCGGCACATGTGATCCTTCTCATTTTGATCAATTATTGGGCGGGTGGATGAAAGCTTCCAAGGGGGGGAAGGAAAAAACCATAAAACGAAGAAGCCCGCTTTCCATATCAGCCATGCGGGCTTTGCACCCTTTGCTTGCCGGTATAGACAGGGAAAACATAACCTTTGACCGCAGTGACCGGCCCAATAACACGGTCATTGTCAGGGACCCAAATGGGAAAGAGCTTTGTGAAGATGATATCATAACATTGCTTCAGGATAAGGACAGGAGTTTGATACGAAAATGGATACCGGATAATAAAAGGGCAACCGGATTATTTGTGCAGGATATTGCCATTGATTTAAGGCGGCTTTTTTGTGTTACTCAAAGTGTTTTTGAGCCGGAAATCACAAAGGAAACCGAAGACAGATTAAAAGAATCCGGTTGGCTTGAATCCAACAATATTTTTGGAAACTGCCTTGTTGCACCGCCTGAAACAAGGAACAAACTTATACCTGCCATTGCAAAGGCCATCATCAACTGGCGTATCACCTCAAACCAGTCAAGAACCTTCAGTCTCATGGAGACCCTGGCCGTTTCCATCAGCACCAATGCCAATAAAATCGCCGGCAGTATCAGGGCAAAATTAAGTGAAGAAGATGAAAAAAAAGCAATTCCTGTCATTGAAGAGGATCTGGAAGGTGTTGAAACTTTTGTGACCCTTTCTGCAGGGGGGTATTTTCTGACAAAGTCTGAAACTGCGGAAGCCCTGGAAGAGGCAGAAAAAAACTTAATAGACAGAATGATGGCCTTTGACTATGAAGACCAGATTATTAAAATAAATGATTAACTTTAAATGATTGCAGGCTTCACTAACCCTGAAGCCTTCCGGAAAGGTATGATTTTGCGTATAAAAATAACAGCAATAACGAATCAACCGGCCTTTTTTCCCTATAATTATCAATATGCAGTTCATTCAGCTTTGTACTCTTTAATTCAAGAATCATCAGCAAACTATTCAAGTTTTTTACATGATAAAGGGTATGTAAAAGATGGCATCAATAAGCTTTTTAAACTATTTACCTTTTCAAAGCTCAACTTTAGTCCTAAAAATAATGGGAATGGCGGTTTTTATAAGGTTTCAAAAATACAATTTGTGTTTTCCACCATCATGGAAAAAAGCATGAGACATTTAATCCTCGGCATATTTTCAAATCAGAAAATGATGTTAAACTTGAGCGGGCAAAGACATTTTTTTGATATTGTAAATGTTGATATTCAGGAAGATTGTCAGTTTACCAATACTGAAAAATTTATTTGTTTGTCGCCCATAACCGTTTCAAGCATAATGATCAAAGAAAAAGGTAAAAGGGTGCAACATTTTTTAAACTATATGGTGCCCGCGGAAAGAGATCATTTTGTTGAAAATTTAAAGAAAAATCTTATTAACAAATATGAAACCATCAATAATATCCCATATGAAAATATGAAATTTCCTTTTCAGTTTCATTTTGAAAACAACTATATCGTAAAAAGAAATGGCAGAATATCAAAATTGATTGAATTTAAAAATAATATTAAAGTCAAAGCCATGGAAGCCCCTTTTTATATAGAGGCAGATCCTGAGTTAATTAAAATCGGGTATGATTGCGGATGGGGTGAAAAAAACAGCGCCGGTTTTGGTTGTGTTGAAAAAGCAGCAAAATAAAATTCATTTTGAACCGGTTTTTAATGGGAGAAAATATGGATAATATTAATTTTACCGGCACACAGATTAATTA belongs to Desulfobacula toluolica Tol2 and includes:
- the cas6 gene encoding CRISPR-associated endoribonuclease Cas6, which encodes MILRIKITAITNQPAFFPYNYQYAVHSALYSLIQESSANYSSFLHDKGYVKDGINKLFKLFTFSKLNFSPKNNGNGGFYKVSKIQFVFSTIMEKSMRHLILGIFSNQKMMLNLSGQRHFFDIVNVDIQEDCQFTNTEKFICLSPITVSSIMIKEKGKRVQHFLNYMVPAERDHFVENLKKNLINKYETINNIPYENMKFPFQFHFENNYIVKRNGRISKLIEFKNNIKVKAMEAPFYIEADPELIKIGYDCGWGEKNSAGFGCVEKAAK